CTTTTTCGCCGCCCTTCCGCTGATCGTGTTCTCGATCATATCGATGGCCGAAGCGACCGGGCAGACCATTGCCACCGCCGAGATCGTCGGGCGTCGGGGCGACGCTCACGCGATCGTGCCCGCGACCATCCGCGGCGACGCCGTCGCCTCGCTCGTCGGCGGTCTGTTCGGAACCTCGCTTATCATTACCAGCGGTGAAAATGTGGGTATCGTCCGGGCAACCAACGTCAAATCCCGCTACGTCACCGCAACGGCCGGCGTAATCCTCGTCCTCATCGCCCTGTTTGCGCCGATCGGTCGTCTGGCGAATGCCCTGCCCGGCCCCGTCGTCGGTGGAACGGCTGTGATCGTGTTCTCGATCATCGGCGTGATCGGGATCGATCTTCTGCGTCGCGTCGATCTGCGCGAGCACGGCCCGATGTTCACGCTCGCGGCGGCGCTTTCCATGGGGCTTCTGCCGATCCTGGTCCCGGGCGTCTACAGCCAGTTCCCGCAATGGAGCCAGATGATCCTGGCCAACGGACTTGCCGCCGGAACAATCACGGCGGTGATTGTGAACGCTTTTTTTCAACACCTGCCTCTGGAGCAATTCCAGGCAAAGTGCGCAGCCGTTTTCCGTCCGGAGTAGCGGCAAAACAAGGATCAGAGCATTTCCGCGGTTCAAAGCGGGAATGCTCTGGACGCCGAAAAGGCAGCAGTCAGCAGCGTCGAAGCTGAAATTCAAAGGAATACAAAAGTGACGGAATTGCGCGACAAGTTACAGGGCAGCGGTGAATTCCTGCTTCACCCCGGCAAGGTTCTCCTGCCGGACGGGCCTCGATCCGGAATGGGGGTAGTGGTCCGCGACGGGCGCTTCACTGACATCGGGGCCGCAAGGCTTGTCGGCAGCCGGAACCCGGATCTGACACCGATCGAGCTGCCGCATCATCTGGTGATGCCCGGCTTCATCGATACACATACCCATCTGACCCAGTCGCTCGGCAAATCGCTTGTCTTCGGCGAGCCTTCCGAGATCTTTCGCCGGATATGGGTGCCGCTCGAAGGCAGTCTCGACGAACGGATGGTCTATCTTTCCGCAAAGCTTGCGGCGCTCGAGTGCCTGCGCGGCGGCTTTACCGCCGCCGTCGATGCGGGCACGCGTTCAGCCGGCCATATCGATGCGCTGATACGGGCGGCGCGGCAAACCGGCCTGCGCAGCGTCCTAGGCCTGATCTGCAACGACCTCGGCGGAGCCGCCGTCGTCCCCGAACGCACGACGATCCTCAAGAATGCGGCCAGGCACCTGGCCGCATTCGAGGGCGACCCTCTCGTTCATGCCTCGCTCGCCATTTCCATTCCGGAGGCTGCCAGCGACCATATGCTGGCCGACGTTTCCCGGATGGCCCGTGAATCGGGAGCGATATTCCAGACCCATGTCAACGAACACCTCGTCGCCGTCGAGCGCTCGCTGGTCGCAAACGGCCGTCGTCCGCTGGAGCACCTCGCCCATCTGGGCGCCCTCGGCCAGCATGTGCTGATCGCCCATTCCACGCTGGTGACGCCTCACGAGCTGAACCTGTTGCGCGACAGCGGCACGGCCGTCGCCTACAATCCGGTCGCCAGCCTCTGGAAGGGCAATGCCATCGCGCCCGCCTTGCAGATGGCCGCACTCGGCATTCGCTTCGGGCTGGGAACGGACGGAACGCGCGCCGACGGCTTCCGTCTGATGGATGCCGCCGAAGGCCTGCAACGCGCCGGCTTCGGCCTTGCGACAGGCGACTCCTCCTGCGGCGGCGGCTGGCTCTGGGTCGAGCGGGCAACAGCTCGGGCTGCGGACGCCGCAGGTCTCGCCGGAGTGACCGGTGCGATCCGCGAGGGGCTTGCCGCCGATTTCCTTCTGGTCGACCTGGATCGTCCTGAATTCACCCCCTCCCACGATCTCATGTGGGAGCTCGTGCGCTACGGCAATCGCGACCAGATCGACGCAGTCTTCACCGCCGGGCAACTCCGTCTATGGCAGGGCTGGCCGGTCGGATGGGATGCACGCGCTCTTCTTGCCGAGGTGCGCGAGGTCACGGCCGAGGCCATCGCAAGGGCGCCGATCCAACGCGTCCACAAGCCGTCGTCCGAGCATCGGGCGCTGGGGCATTTCGCATGACCCTCGGCCTTTTTGCGATCCTGAGCGCCGTTACGCTCGTCTCGTCCTTCATCCAGGGTGCGCTCGGCATCGGCTTCGCACTGATCGTGGCGCCCCTCGTAGGCATCCTGAAGCCCGATCTCCTGCCGGTGACGCTGCTTCTTCTGATGCTGCCGCTCAATTTCCACGTCGCCTGGCGGGAACGGTCGGCGGTCGATTGGTCCGGCGCGAAGTGGATCACGCTCGGCAGGTTCGCCGGCACCTTTGCCGGCGTGTGGCTGCTCGCCGCGCTCTCGACGCAGCAGCTGGATCTGGCCGTCGGCTGGTTCACGGTCATCGCCGCCGCCGCCGCGCTCTTCGCGCCACCCTTCGAACCGGGCCGCCCGAGCGCGCTCGGCGTCGGACTGTTCACCGGTGTGACCGAAACGGCGACCGGTATTGGCGGCCCGCCGCTCGCTCTCCTTTACCAGCACGCCCAGGGGCCGATACTCAGAGCAACCGTGGCGGTGTGCTTCTTCGTGGGCGAAATCATGTCGCTCGTCATACTCGCGTTTGCAGGCCGTCTCGGAGCGGACCAGCTACTGGCTGCGCTCTACCTCGCACCGGCAGTTCTCCTCGGAAGCGCTCTGTCGCGGCTGACGCACGACCATATTCGCGGCCGCGGCCTGCGCTTGGGCGTGCTTACCTTCGCGCTGGCCAGCGGGGCTTTTCTGATCCTGAGATAGGCGCACGCCCTGCTCGGCGTCAGGCCGTGAAACCCTGGTCGCAAAGCTCTCTGAGAGCGGCGGGCGAGAAACTGTCGAGCGCAAGCTCCGGCAACAGGTCGTTATCGGCCGCGAGGTTGCGGTTCATGGCAGCGGAAAACAGGCTCGTTCCCGCTTCGTGCAGAACAGCGGGCCGGCCGGCGATCCTTCCAAGCAGACTGGTGGGGACGAGCCCGAAGGGCACGTCCTCGTAGATGTACCGGCTGTCGGCTGTCGCCGGGCCGAAACCGCCCCGTCCTTCGGTGTGCATCTGCTGGTTCATGTCCGAGACCGTGCCCATCGGCACATGGAAAGACAGGGAGAAATGTTCGCGTACGGTTCTGACCGACAGACCGAAGGTTTCGGCAATCTTCAGCCGCTCCGCGTCGAGCGCTTCGATCAATTGTCCGACAGCCGGCGTCACATGCTCGCCCTGTCCCCATTTCTCGCCCTTCTCCATGCGGGTCAGGTTGAGAAGCGCGATGCCCAGATGGTTCTGCGGGTTGAGGTTGGAAAGCGAGATGGCCAGAAGCCCGTCGCGCTCGACGAAGCGGTCTCCGAAAAGCTCAGTGCACAGCGCCTTTCCCTCGGCTGCGGCAGCCTTCGGCAAAGTGGCGACGTCGATTTTCTGGCGGACGGTATTGACGGAAACGCTTGCGCCGTCCGGCTGCTGGCGGCCGGTCAGAAGGGTCGTGCCCCAGACGATGATGGGCAGGGAAACGCCCCGTTCGGCCAGCCGCTTCGAAAGATAGAGCGCGCCGAAGGAGCTGTGCGAGCTGACGATCAGGGGCTGGCCGGACTTCAGGTGCGGCAGCGCCGCATCGAACGCCACGCGGTGACCATTGGCGGGCAGCGCAACGATGACCGCGTCGACGTCGGCGACCGCCTCGCTTGCGTCACGGGCAACCGCCACCGGACCGGAAAACTCGACGGCGCCTGTCGCCGTCAGCGGCTCCCCTTCCGCCAGTTTGCGCGTGCGCGCCCCCGAAGGAGACCACAGAACGGGGTGATGACGGGCTTTTGCCAGGAAAGCCGCCATGCCGAAGGCGATCGCCCCGGCGCCGAGAATACCAATACGCATCGTGGTTCTGTCATCCTTTCTCAAATGGCGACGTGCTTTGCCGCCTTGCCCTTCAAGGTCGCCCAACACCGCTCTTCGCGAAGCATCCAGCGAAACCGGAGATTTTTCACTGGATAGCACCGAAAAGAAAAATTGTCCTTTGTCACTGGCGCTTAAGATACGTTTTATGCAGTATGAGACAGCTATAATGCACTGGGCGCATGATCGTGATGGAGATACGGGAACTCGAGGCCTTTCTTGCGGTGATGTCCACCGGCAGCATCACCGCCGCCGCCCGGCTGCTCGATCGCTCCCAGTCCCAGGTCACGCGCCTCATCCAGGACCTCGAAACCTCCGTCGGCTTCGCGCTCTTCGACCGCAACGGTCCGAAGATCGCACCCAGCGAAAAGGGGATCGCCTTCCACGCGGAAGCCGAGCGCTTCCTGAGCGGCATCGGCCATTTGCGGGAGCGGGCAAGGACGATCGCGGAAAAGGAGCCGCAGCCGATCGAGATCGTGGCAATCCCGGCCTTCGCCAGCGGCATCATCCCCTTGGCGCTCGCGGCGTTGCCGGAAAGGCTGCTGCCGCGAAAAATCCATCTGCGCAGCCTGCCGGCGGAGGCGGCGGTGCAATCGGTCTTGGCCCGCACGGCAGATTTCTGCGTAACGTCTCTGCCGGCCGACCAGCCGGGACTGGAAGTGCACGGGGTGTTTCAGGGACCTTGCGTTGCCGCCGTGGCGGAAGGTGATCCTCTTGCCGCCTGCGAGGTGATTTCGATCGCAGATCTTGCCGGACGCAACATTATCACGATGGCCAATCCGTTCCGCCTGCGCCACCGCGTGGACATAGCGTTGGAGGCAGCGAATATCCGCCCGGCCAGGATCATCGCGACCAGTGTTTCGGTCAATGCGGTACAGATCGCATCGACGGGGCTCGGCGTGGCAATCATCGAGCCTGCGACAGCCTACGGCTTGAAGCTGGCCAATGTCGCGGTCCGTCCGCTCGACGTCGACATTCCTTTCCCGTGGGCGATCTTTTCGGCCGCCGCGCGTCCGTTATCCGACAGCTCGCGCGAACTGATCCAGGCGATCATACAGATTGCTTCCGCCCACATCCCGGGATTTACCGCTCACGACCCGCGCAACGTCAATCGCGTCGCCGATATGATCTTGGGAGGAGACCAGACCGACGCACGCTAGCCCGCGAAACCGCCCTTCCAAATGCCAGGAAGTATTCAATTCATAACAACGAAACTAAGAACCAAAAGAGGAGAATGACATGAAAGACTTCACCGCAACCCGCCGCTCCACGCTGAAGCTTCTGGCCGCCGGCACGGGCGTCCTCGCGGCACCGGCGATCATTCGCCCGGCATTTGCCCAGTCCAAGGTTGTGAACATCACCACCTATGACAAGTTCGTTCCGCAATCCTTTATCGACCAGTTTCAGAAGGATACGGGCATTGAAGTGCGCATTCGCCTGACAGACGACCAGGGCAAGCAGTACAACGTGCTGTCGGCCGAAGGCGAGACGCCCACGACGGATATCGTCACGGTCACCGGCCATCGTCTGCCGCAATTCATCGGATCCAAGCTGCTCACGCCGCTCGACACCGGCCGGCTGAAGAACTGGGACAAGCTCGCCTCCGCCTACAAGGGCGCACCGCAGCTTACCGTCGACGGTTCCGTCTACGGGGTGCCGCTTTTGGCCGGCTTCGAGGGCCTCGCCCGCAACACGGATTATACCAAGGCCTCCGACAGCTGGGCCATCATGTTCGATCAGGAATACAAGGGCCTGACGTCCTACATCATTTCCGACTTCCTCCAGATTACCATGCGCTATCAGGGCAATGACGGCGACTTCGTCGCCTATGAAGGCAAGCCGGAGGAGGCGCAGGCCGCAACCAACAAGGCGCGCGACTACCTGATTCAGAACAAGGACATGGTTCGCAAATACTACGACGCCGGCTCCGAAGTTCAGCAGATGTTCGTCAACGAGGACATCTATGTCGCCCATAGCTGGTCCGGCCCTGCGTCGAAGCTGATCATGGACGGACATCCGATCGAAATATCGGTTCCGAAGGAGGGGACCTATGGTTTCCTCTACTCCTTCAACGTGGTGCAGAACGGTCCGAATACGGATGCGGCCTATACCTTCCTCGACGCCATCCTCTCGTCTCCGGAGATCGGCGCAGCGATGAGCCGGCAGTCGGGCTTCGCCTCCGCATTCGACGGCGTGGACAAGGTGCTGAACGACAAGGAGCGTGCTGCGATGACCCTGCCGCAGGAGCAGACCGAGCGCATCCAGTTCTTCAGCTCCGTCAACCGCGACATGAAAAACGAGATGGTCGACAAGGCGGTCGCCGAGATCAAGGCCGCCTGATCGATCGCCGAGGCCCTTCCGACGCGGCCGGTCCCCATGGGATCGGCCGCGAGAAAGAGCATTTCCTGAGCCTGGAACGACGACAATGGTAGATACGACCACAATGCAAGCCCGATCCGCCGGTTCTCTACGGGTGCCCCGTTATGCCGGATGGATCGGCAAGGCCGTCGGTTCGGGTCTTTATCGCCACACCGTCGGACGCCTTGCGGACAGCCGCCGTGCCCGCCTGGCGCTGCTTGCCGGCGTCCCTCTCTTCTGGATCGCGGCGCTGCACATCGGCCCGATCTTCCAAATGGGGCGGATCAGCTTCATGACGGATTACCCGCAGGCACCGGACGGAGGCCCCGCCTATACGCTGGCCAATTACGAGCTGTTCTTCTCCGACCAGCTCTATTTCATGCCCTTCATCCGCAGCCTCATCTTCGCGGCCGTCGTCACGATCTCGACCCTGGTGATCGTTTATCCGGTCGCTTACTACGTCGCGAAGATCGTTCAGCCGAAGAACCGCATGCGCGCGTTGCTGCTCCTGCTCATCCCCTTTTGGGCTGGAGAACTGATCCGCACCTTTTCGGTCATCATGCTTCTCGCCAATCGCGGCGCGGTCAACGTAGCGCTACGCGAACTCGGCTTCATCGATCGGCCGATCCCAATGCTCTACACGTCGTTCTCGCTGAGCTTCGGCGTCATCTATCTGCTGGCGCTCTATATGTTGCTGCCGCTCTATTCGGCCATCGAGAAGATACCGACACCGCTCATTCATGCGGCGGCCGACCTCGGTGCCGGCCCGCTCCAGCGCTTCCGCCGCGTGATCCTGCCCTTGTCGAAGGACGGCATCGTCTCCGGCTGCAGCCTCGTCTATCTCACCTCCGTAGGGGTCTTCGCGGCACCGCTCCTGCTCGGCGGCCCGAATACGGTCATCTTCCCCGAGGTGATCGCGACGCTCTTCCACTCCTCGAACGACAAATGGCCCGAAGGCGCCGCCTTCGCCATGCTGCTGCTCGCGGTTTCGCTGTCGACGGTCGGCCTGTTCATGCGGGTGATCGGCGGCCGTTCCGTCCGGCTGATGTAGGGAGGCCACGATGCGACCATACTTCACCGATCTCCCGAAAACCGCCCTCGGTGCCGCCTACTGGCTGTTTGCGGTCTATCTCCTGCTGCCGCTGGCGCTGATGACGGCCATGAGCTTCAAGGATGCGAGCTTCGTCGCCTTTCCGATCACGGACTGGACGCTCAACTGGTACGCCCAGGTGCTGCAGGACAAGCAATTCATCGAAGCCTCGCTCTATTCGATCGGGATCGCGCTGGCGACCACCGCCGCGGCGACCGTCATCGGCGTGTGGATCGCTCTTCTGGTCTCCACCGAAGGCATCTGGGGCAGGGCCATCATCTTCGCACTCGCCTGCCTGCCGGCGGTCGTCCCGGGCCTCATCAACGCAATCTCCATGCGGATATTCATCCGCACCGTCGACATCCCGACCGGCACGGCGGCGATCATCCTGTCGCATGCAGTCCATGCCGTGCCCTTCGTGGTGATCATGGTGCTCACGCGCCTGCGTTCCATGCCGGCCAATCTGGTCGACGCGGCCCGCGATCTCGGCGCCGATCGGTTCGTGGCCTTCCTCAGGGTCACGATCCCGTACCTGATGCCGGCACTTCTCGGCGGCATGATCTTCTGCGTGCTCACCAGTATCGACGACTTCGTCCGCACCTTCTTCCTCGGCGGCTACAAGCCCACGCTCCCGATGCTCATCTTCGCGAAGGTACAGGGCGGCATGTCGCCGGAGATCAACGCCATGGCGACGATCGTGCTGGTCGTCACAGCCGCTGTCGGCGTTTACGCCGAGCACCTCACCCGCCGTTCAAGGAACTGACGATGCAGCCTGTGGTCCACTTCAAAAACGTCAACAAATATTACGGCGGATTGCCTGCGGTCGATGGCCTGGACCTCGCCGTAGAGCCGGGACAATTCGTGACGCTGCTCGGCCCTTCCGGTTGCGGCAAGTCTACGACGCTCAGGATGCTCGGCGGCTTCGAGCAACCCTCGTCGGGGGAGATCTATCTCGAAGGTGAGCCGATCTCGCATCTGCCGCCGAACAGACGCAACGTCAACATCGTCTTTCAGGACTATGCGCTCTTTCCGCACCTCAACGTCGGCCGCAACATCGCCTTCGGACTGGAATTGAAAGGACTGTCTTCGGACGCGATCCACAAACGGACCATGGAACTGCTGGCCCTCGTCAAGCTTCAGGATTTCGCGGACCGCATGCCCGACCAGCTTTCGGGCGGCCAGCGCCAGCGCGTCGCGCTGATGCGCGCGCTCGCCCCCGACCCGAACGTGCTTCTGCTCGACGAGCCCCTTTCGGCGCTCGATGCCAAGCTGCGCCAGCAGATGCAGATCGAGCTGAAAACCATCCAGCGGACCACCGGCAAGACCTTCATCTTCGTCACCCACGATCAGGAGGAGGCGCTGACCATGTCCGACGTGATCGTGGTGATGAACAAAGGCAGGATCGAGCAGATGGGCGGCCCGAACGAGCTCTATTCCCGGCCGCGCAGCCGCTTCGTCGCCAACTTCATCGGCCAGAGCAATTTCCTCGAAGGCAAGCTGCTTTCCGACGACGGCGCGACCGCGGCCATCGACTGGAACGGAAGCATCATCCACGCCGACCTCAACGGGACGAAGCTGGCGGCCGGCACCGGCGCGACCGTCGCGCTTCGTCCCGAGGCCCTCTACTGCGTGGCGGAACAGCCGAAGGACCGGTTCGCCCTGAAGGGCCGCATCGTTCAGCGCGTCTTCAAGGGCGCCCACACGTCCCTGACCGTGCAACTCGAAAATGGCGCGGAGCTGGCCTTGCAGCTCGATCCGGTAGCGCTTTCGCACATCGGGACGGACGAGGTGTGGCTCGGCTGGCGCGAGCGCGACGCGGTCGTTCTTGCCGACTGACGCGCCTGACTGGCGCAGTCTTTTCAGGGGGCCCCGGCAGCGGCGGCCCCGAAAGCGGATTTCAGGAGCAAAGGCTATTATGACGAATGAACAGCATGGGCGGCTCGCGGAACTGAATGCGAGGGTCAAACAGGACCTGGACTATCTCAATTACCCGCCTGCCAACTGGTCGAAGCCGGTCACGACGGCTGACGGACAGCCGGTGAGCGATGTCGTCATCATCGGCGGCGGCATGTGCGGCATGGTCGCCTGGCTTGCCCTGACCCGGGCAGGCATCGCCAATCTGCGCATCCTCGACCGTGCCCCCAAGGGGCAGGAGGGTCCTTGGGTCACCTTTGCCCGCATGGAAACCCTGCGCTCGCCGAAGAACCTGCTGGGCCCGGCGCTCGGCATGGCCTCGCTCACCTTCCGCGCCTGGTACACCGCGTGCTTCGGTGAAGCAGCGTGGGAAACGCTGTTCCGCATTCCCCGCCCGATGTGGATGGACTATCTGAAATGGTACCGCGGGGTTCTGTCCATTCCCGTCGAGAACGACACGCATGTCACTCGCGTCCGCCCTCGCGAGGACGGTCTCCTGGAGCTGGAGATCGCCGGCGGCGGCAAGCCTTCCGTCGTCACGCGCAAGCTGGTTCTGGCCACGGGCCGCGAAGGCCTTGGTGAGCCGGTCGTTCCGGCTTTCGTCAAAGGCATGAAGCGCCACGCGTCCTGGGCTCACTCCGCCGACGACGTCGATTTCGAGGCACTCAAGGGAAAGCGCGTCGTCGTCATCGGTGTCGGCGCATCCGCTGTCGACAATGCGGCCGAGGCGCTGGAGTCCGGCGCGGGCGAGGTCCGCCTGCTCGCGCGCCGCAAGGAGATGCCGACCGTCAATAAGCTGATGGGCATCGGCTCCTACGGGGTAACGGCGGGGTTTGCCAAAATCGATCCGGAGTGGCGCTGGCGGATCATGGACTATTCCGTCAAGCAGCAGACGCCGGCGCCGCACAATTCGACGCTGCGCGTCAGCCGCCATCCCAACGCCTTCTTCCACTTCGATTGCGCCATCGGCTCGATGCGGGAGGAAGGCGGCGAAGTGCTGATCACCACCACGAAGGGCCGCGTCTTCCGGACCGATTTCGTCATCCTCGGAACCGGTTTCACGGTCGATCCGCTCAGCCGCGACGAGTTCGCGCCCTATCAGGACCGGATCGCCTGCTGGGAGGACCGCTACACGCCGCCGGCCGGAGAAGAGAATTCAGACCTTGGCCGTTTCCCCTGGCTCGATGACGATTTCTCCTTCACCGAGAAGGAGCCCGGCACCGCGTCATGGCTCAAGAACATCCACTGCTTCAACTATGGTGCCTCGATCAGCATCGGCAAGGTGAGCGGCGACATTCCGGCAATCAGCGAGGGCGCGCTCTGGCTGGCACGCGGGGTCGCCGCCTCGCTCTTCATCCGCGATATCGACTACCACTGGAAAGCCCTGCTCGCCTATGAGAAGCCCGAACTCGACGGCTCCGAATGGACCGACGCGGACGCGCCGCAGCCGGCACACAAAACTGCTTGAATTTCTCGATGACGATTGCCCAAGCTGAAGGATTACGATGACCGTTTCCCCGAAAACAGATGTGATCGACGCCGTGCTCGGCCTGGATCCCTCCTCGCCCGTTCAGGCGCTGCGCGAGCGGCGCGAAAAGCTCAAGCATTTCACGCAAACCAGTCATGACGCGGCGCTTCTCCCCGCCGAACCAGGTAATTTCTCCTACGCCATGAGGGCGGCTCTCGCGGCGCGCATCGCCGGCCTCTGGAAAGCGGCAGAGCTCCAGGCCCATTACAAGGCGCAGCTCGAGGAGAAGGGATCGACAGCCGACCTTCGATCGATCGCCGATCCGTCCTTCAGGCCCGAGGGCGACAAGCGGCTCGCAACGATGCTTGCTCATGTCGATCTGGTGACGCTCAAGCCGAAGGAAGCGACGCGCGCGAATATCGAAGCGCTCTACGCCGTCGGTCTCGACGACCGCGATATCGTAACCCTCGCAGGTCTCATCGCCTTCGTGAACTATCAGGTGCTGGTCGTGGCCGGCCTCAAGATGCTGAGGGACAACTGACATGTCGGAAGCCGTACACGAATTCACCCTGGAGCCGCTCGATTGGCAGCCCTACGTCAAGCCAGTGAAGCTCGACGAGGCGACGCCGGAGCAGCTCGACGCTCTGAAAGTGACGCCCTCGAACACCAAGGTTTCGAACTATGTCCTGGTTCTGGCCAACGATGCCGAGATGCTCGCCGAACGTACGCCGCTCTTCAACGACATCATGTACAGCGAAGGCGGGCTCCCGCGCGGCGGGCGCGAAATCGGCGCGCTGGCAGCTTCCTTCGTCAACCGCTGCATCTACTGCGCCTCGGTGCATGCCAACCGCTACATCCAGCTGGAAAAGCGGCCGGAGGTGGTGGACGAAATCTACAGAAGCGGCCTCGACGCCGACCTGCCGGATTTCGAGCAGGCGCTCTTCAATTTCGGCGTGGATCTGACGGCGCACCCGGACAATGTCGGCGTCTACCAGTTCTACCACCTGCGCGAGATCGGGCTCGACGATCTGGAGATCCTCGACCTGATCCATTCGATCGCAATCTTCGGCTGGGCGAACCGCCTGATGCATACGCTCGGCGAACCGCATCTGAAGGAGTGAGACGTTGGGCGTTGCGTAACGTAGAGGCCTTCAGCGCCGGCCTTCGTTCCGAATCAACCGGTTTCGATGCCCATTTCTCCGATCAGCCTCTCCCGCGCGGCAAGGGCAGCGATGGCGCGTTCGCCCAATTCGCGAGCCACGAGATTGAGTAGCCCTTCGCAAAAGACGATATAGGCTCCCATGCTGTTGCTGAAGAAACTGCTGGCGTGCGGGATGAAGAAGGCGTGCCGGGCGGGGGGAACGAGCGGCGAAGAACGGCTGTCCGTTACTGCGATCACCTCCAGTCCGGCTTTTTCTGCCACCGCGGCCACTTCCGCCACGCTGCGGGTATAGGGCGCGCAGCTCGCGACCAGAACCAGGTCTCCGGGAGAAAGCTGCGACAGCGCCTCCGCCTCGCCGAGACGCGGTGCGTCCAGCAAAGCGACGTCGCTGCGCAACATTCCGAGGCCGTAGACCATAAAGCTCGCGAAAGCATGGAACTGGCGTACCCCGTGCACGCGCACACGCGGCGCGGTCGCGAGCAACGCCGCCGCCCGCTTCAGCGTTTCGGCATCCGTCTGGCCGAGAAAGCCGTCGATATTCGCCTTCGTCTCCTGGCCGATGCGTTCGAGGACATGGACCTCTTCCCGCTCGCCGCGCGTGACCGACATCAGACGGCCAGCCTGGCGGCTGTAGAAGTAGCGCTCGTCATCGGCGATCGCCTGGCGGAAGACGCTCTGGAAATCGCTGAAGCCGGCATAGCCGAGCCGCTTGGCAAGCCTGGTAAGGGTCGAGGCGTTAACGCCCTGGCCGTCGGCGAGCTCGGATATGCTGCGCACCGCCGTCTGTTCGGGCGTATCGACCAGGCGTGCCAGCACGTCGAGCGCCTTGCTGCCGAGAGCGAGGTCGATTTCCTTGCGCCTGATCCTGAGCGTCAGGTCGCGCAGTTCCTCGATCGTGCCTGGCCGGGCGGATGCAGGGGGATCGGTGGGCGGTGCCATCGTGAACCTCAATCGAGCAGCGACCGCCTTTCCTCGAAGCGAAAGAGCGGTGCGGCATGCGCCCTGTCGTAGATTTCGCAGGCGATTCTGTCCATGTCGATGCGAAAGACCGCCGTCGCCAGCGTATTCTCGCCGTCCGGATCGTCGGGCTGTTCGCGATAGATCGGCAAGGCCGTCCGCTGCCGGTCCCAAAGGACCGCAAGAGGTTCGACGCCGGTCACGCCGCCGGCCAGAATTTCCTCTCCACGTTCCTGTCTGGAGCGGGAAGAGGCGGTGACGCGCTGGCGCTCCTCGCGCGTACCGTCGTGAATCAGATGGTTGGCGTGCACTTCGGGCGCATCGACCTGCCGGATCGAACAGGCCGAATGGGTAAACTCGACGCTGGCGATGCCCCGATTTCCGGGCTGGGCCAGGGAAATATGGAAGGCGGCGGCGCGCTGCGAACTGCGCAGCATGTCGAGTGCCTCGCGGACCGTGCCGCAATCGAGCACGGCGCGGCATAGGACCATGCGCGGCATTCCTGGTCCTGTCTGGCGCGAGCGGATATTGTTGACGGCCATGGCGAGCCCGGCATCGTTGAGCGCGAATGTATGCCCCGGAAGCGAACCGGGATAGACGAAGCCGAAGAAGGCGCGGCCGCCTGCGGAAGCGATACGGACAATGGCGCAGCCCGGACGAAGGCCCGGATCTCCGTCTTCGTTATGCGCCAGCGTGAGCCTCTGGTCGGGCAGCATGACGGTGGTGCATCCATCGGGGGCGATCGCCCGGATATCGCCGCGGCAGTTCCAAGCAAAGACCTCGTCAAAGGGCAGTTCGAGGCCTTTTGCGAGACCGTGCAGTTCCTCGAAATAGCGGGGAAAGTGTGCTTCGACCAGTGCCCTCGCCGCGACAATGCGTTCATGGCCGGCGAAGGCGATCACACTCGCCCAGCCGTGTGTCCTGATCAGATGGTGGTGGACGATGTCGCGGCCATGGCGGCCAAGCGCAACGCCGGCCTCGAAGGGCGACCCGTCGATCTCGACCAGGGGCAGGCTG
The genomic region above belongs to Sinorhizobium meliloti and contains:
- a CDS encoding MurR/RpiR family transcriptional regulator, which produces MAPPTDPPASARPGTIEELRDLTLRIRRKEIDLALGSKALDVLARLVDTPEQTAVRSISELADGQGVNASTLTRLAKRLGYAGFSDFQSVFRQAIADDERYFYSRQAGRLMSVTRGEREEVHVLERIGQETKANIDGFLGQTDAETLKRAAALLATAPRVRVHGVRQFHAFASFMVYGLGMLRSDVALLDAPRLGEAEALSQLSPGDLVLVASCAPYTRSVAEVAAVAEKAGLEVIAVTDSRSSPLVPPARHAFFIPHASSFFSNSMGAYIVFCEGLLNLVARELGERAIAALAARERLIGEMGIETG
- a CDS encoding C45 family peptidase gives rise to the protein MSIEVSSSLPLVEIDGSPFEAGVALGRHGRDIVHHHLIRTHGWASVIAFAGHERIVAARALVEAHFPRYFEELHGLAKGLELPFDEVFAWNCRGDIRAIAPDGCTTVMLPDQRLTLAHNEDGDPGLRPGCAIVRIASAGGRAFFGFVYPGSLPGHTFALNDAGLAMAVNNIRSRQTGPGMPRMVLCRAVLDCGTVREALDMLRSSQRAAAFHISLAQPGNRGIASVEFTHSACSIRQVDAPEVHANHLIHDGTREERQRVTASSRSRQERGEEILAGGVTGVEPLAVLWDRQRTALPIYREQPDDPDGENTLATAVFRIDMDRIACEIYDRAHAAPLFRFEERRSLLD